From Amphritea atlantica, a single genomic window includes:
- the hydA gene encoding dihydropyrimidinase — MSTIIRNGTVVNADQTFRADIYCENGKIVAIGPDLDVPSSAEIIDASGQYVMPGGIDPHTHMQLPFMGTVATDDFFTGTAAGLAGGNTTIIDFVIPAPQESLLDAYKKWREWAEKSAADYSFHVAITWWDDSVAADMETLVKEYGVNSFKHFMAYKNAIMADDETLVKSFRRCMELGAMPTVHAENGELVFQLQQELLSKGITGPEGHPLSRPPIVEGEAANRAIQIAQVMDVPIYIVHVSCKESLEAITRARNEGQRVYGECLAGHLVIDDSVYRNESFEFAAAHVMSPPFRSSEHQSALWKGIQGGNLHTTATDHCAFCADQKAAGKDDFSKIPNGTAGVEDRMAVLWDEGVNSGKLTMNEFVSVTSTNAAKIFNIYPQKGSISVGADADIVVWDPEGTRTISAKTHHQNVDFNIFEGKTVKGIPTHTISRGKTVWANGQLNVEQGAGRYINRPAFNPVFEALSKQAELNTPVAVKRT, encoded by the coding sequence ATGTCCACTATCATCCGAAATGGCACTGTCGTTAACGCCGACCAGACGTTTCGTGCAGACATCTACTGTGAAAATGGCAAGATTGTAGCCATCGGTCCTGATCTCGATGTTCCATCCAGTGCTGAAATCATCGATGCTTCAGGCCAATATGTGATGCCTGGCGGTATCGACCCTCATACCCATATGCAGCTACCATTTATGGGTACTGTCGCGACCGATGACTTTTTCACCGGCACCGCTGCGGGTCTTGCCGGAGGCAATACGACGATTATTGACTTTGTTATCCCGGCCCCACAGGAGTCACTGCTGGACGCTTACAAAAAATGGCGTGAGTGGGCTGAAAAATCTGCCGCGGACTATAGTTTTCATGTTGCGATTACCTGGTGGGATGATTCGGTAGCGGCGGATATGGAAACGCTGGTTAAGGAGTATGGCGTGAACAGCTTTAAGCACTTTATGGCGTATAAAAATGCCATCATGGCCGATGATGAAACCCTGGTGAAGAGTTTCCGCCGTTGCATGGAGTTAGGCGCTATGCCAACGGTCCACGCCGAAAATGGCGAATTAGTCTTCCAGCTACAGCAAGAACTGTTAAGTAAAGGAATAACCGGCCCGGAAGGCCATCCGTTATCCCGTCCGCCTATTGTAGAAGGTGAAGCGGCCAACCGCGCAATCCAGATCGCACAGGTCATGGATGTACCCATCTATATCGTCCACGTGTCATGTAAAGAATCCCTTGAGGCAATCACCCGCGCCCGTAACGAAGGCCAGCGTGTTTATGGCGAATGTCTGGCAGGCCATCTCGTTATTGATGACAGCGTTTATCGGAATGAGAGTTTTGAATTTGCTGCGGCCCATGTCATGAGCCCTCCCTTCCGCTCCAGTGAACATCAAAGCGCACTCTGGAAAGGTATTCAGGGTGGCAATCTGCATACTACCGCCACTGATCACTGTGCTTTCTGCGCGGACCAAAAAGCTGCGGGGAAAGATGACTTTTCCAAAATACCTAACGGTACCGCCGGGGTAGAAGATCGTATGGCTGTCCTTTGGGATGAAGGGGTCAACAGCGGTAAGCTGACGATGAATGAGTTTGTCTCGGTAACTTCAACCAATGCCGCCAAAATTTTTAACATCTACCCACAGAAGGGCTCCATCTCTGTGGGTGCCGATGCTGATATTGTGGTCTGGGATCCAGAGGGCACACGTACCATCTCAGCCAAGACCCACCACCAGAATGTAGACTTTAATATCTTTGAAGGTAAAACAGTGAAAGGTATCCCGACCCACACCATCAGCCGGGGTAAAACAGTCTGGGCGAATGGTCAGCTCAACGTCGAACAAGGGGCCGGACGCTATATCAACCGCCCCGCCTTCAATCCGGTGTTTGAAGCACTATCAAAACAAGCTGAACTGAATACACCAGTCGCCGTGAAACGCACATAA
- a CDS encoding DMT family transporter has translation MLPLQAGVNAQLARAGGNALWASGISFLVGTLTLLMVYSSLRLTWPSFDELKEAPLWAWSGGLMGAFFVTCMAFFAPRLGATTLLALVISGQILASLLLDHFGAVGFNVHEINLWRILGVILIGTGVLLVRKF, from the coding sequence ATGTTACCGCTTCAGGCAGGGGTGAATGCCCAACTGGCCCGTGCCGGTGGAAATGCGCTTTGGGCGTCTGGAATCTCTTTTCTCGTCGGTACCCTGACACTCCTGATGGTATACAGTAGTCTGCGGCTCACCTGGCCCTCTTTTGATGAACTCAAAGAAGCACCGCTATGGGCCTGGAGCGGCGGCCTGATGGGAGCATTTTTTGTTACCTGCATGGCCTTTTTCGCTCCCAGGCTTGGTGCAACGACACTGTTGGCACTGGTCATTAGCGGGCAGATTCTCGCTTCACTCTTGCTCGATCACTTTGGCGCTGTCGGTTTCAATGTTCATGAGATTAATCTCTGGCGAATCCTCGGCGTCATCCTGATAGGGACCGGTGTATTACTGGTCCGAAAATTCTGA
- a CDS encoding NCS1 family nucleobase:cation symporter-1: MSINKPDRSSAIKVGEFYELKTGSDVSDSAHYNEDIAPTQVKERTWNVWNVAALWVGMAICVPTYTLGGVLTAYFGLSVMEALMAILVANIIVLIPLTLNAFPGTKFGIPFPVLLRSSFGMVGSNIPCLIRAMVACGWFGIQTMFGGLAIHILLSHLLPGWESLGGTGEVIGFFTFLVLNLYIVIKGAESIKVLETLAAPLLLAVGIGLMMWASPKISYEALLAIPANRPEGASFWGYFFAGVTAMVGFWATLSLNIPDFSRYVRSQKDQIAGQIIGLPLTMFFFAALGVVLTAASTTLVGETISDPVTLIGKIDSPVWVVIAMVIIIIATLSTNTAANIVSPTNDFQNVAPKKINQTRGVLLTGLIGVLLMAWELLKKLGLIESDVSVEAMYSGWLLGYSSLLGPIAGIMIVDYFVIKRQQLSLPDLYKTHGIYSGFNINGFIAFAIPVALTLYSLMTGQLSWFYQYGWFTGSILGGLTYWLCAKGHAVEAGKMIPQSE, from the coding sequence ATGAGTATAAATAAGCCAGACAGATCATCCGCCATAAAAGTGGGTGAGTTCTACGAGCTAAAGACCGGCTCTGATGTCTCCGATAGTGCCCACTACAACGAAGACATCGCCCCCACTCAAGTAAAAGAACGCACCTGGAATGTATGGAATGTTGCCGCCCTTTGGGTAGGGATGGCGATCTGCGTCCCAACCTATACCCTCGGTGGCGTTCTCACTGCGTATTTCGGTTTGTCCGTGATGGAAGCACTGATGGCTATATTGGTAGCCAATATCATCGTGCTGATTCCACTGACACTGAATGCATTCCCCGGCACAAAGTTCGGCATACCCTTTCCGGTTCTCCTGCGATCATCTTTTGGCATGGTCGGCTCCAATATCCCCTGCCTGATCCGGGCGATGGTCGCCTGTGGCTGGTTCGGAATACAGACCATGTTCGGTGGCCTCGCCATCCATATCCTGCTCTCACACCTGCTGCCTGGATGGGAATCCCTGGGTGGTACCGGTGAAGTCATCGGCTTTTTCACCTTTCTGGTACTCAACCTCTATATCGTGATTAAAGGCGCTGAGTCGATTAAGGTTCTGGAGACCCTGGCGGCCCCCCTGCTGTTGGCGGTGGGCATCGGCCTGATGATGTGGGCCAGTCCTAAAATCTCCTATGAAGCACTGCTCGCGATCCCTGCCAACCGTCCGGAAGGGGCTTCTTTCTGGGGATACTTCTTTGCTGGCGTCACTGCCATGGTTGGTTTCTGGGCAACCCTGTCGCTTAATATTCCTGACTTCAGTCGCTATGTGCGTTCACAGAAAGACCAGATTGCCGGACAGATTATCGGCCTGCCGCTGACCATGTTCTTCTTCGCTGCGCTGGGCGTGGTACTGACCGCAGCATCCACCACGCTGGTAGGGGAAACCATCTCTGATCCAGTGACCCTGATCGGTAAAATAGACAGCCCGGTGTGGGTGGTTATCGCCATGGTGATCATTATCATTGCGACCCTGTCGACCAACACGGCAGCGAATATCGTTTCCCCGACCAACGATTTCCAGAATGTTGCACCCAAGAAGATCAACCAGACCCGTGGCGTGCTGCTGACCGGTCTGATCGGCGTTCTGTTGATGGCCTGGGAACTACTGAAAAAACTGGGACTGATTGAATCCGATGTCAGCGTTGAGGCGATGTACAGTGGCTGGTTACTCGGTTATTCATCACTGCTAGGGCCGATTGCCGGCATCATGATCGTCGATTACTTCGTCATTAAACGCCAGCAGCTCAGTCTGCCCGATCTGTATAAAACCCATGGAATCTACAGCGGCTTTAACATCAATGGCTTTATCGCTTTCGCCATTCCGGTGGCACTGACCCTCTATTCGCTGATGACCGGACAGCTCAGCTGGTTCTACCAGTACGGCTGGTTTACCGGATCAATTCTCGGCGGTTTAACCTATTGGCTGTGCGCCAAGGGGCACGCCGTAGAAGCCGGCAAAATGATCCCCCAGAGCGAATAA
- a CDS encoding DMT family transporter, which produces METNPLRGIFCMMGAMLLISVQEALAKYLGEFLPVAQVVWARYLGHLVLMIVFLWPRHGAKLLKSEQLFTQIGRSLILLIDTVLFFFGLTMLGLAEATAIFFTVPLLVLLISVPLLGERVGIASIVAIAVGFLGTLIIVRPGMNDLNSAQTGIGALCIFGSACCAAIYNVTTRKLSGNDPLPVTLFYTAMVGAITASLFVPFVWQMPSSLLVWAALLCIGLFGGMAHSLIIISHKYALATTVAPFMYSQIFWALALGWLLFADLPDLPAYLGGVIVIGSGLYLFCHDYSRVRTVHKS; this is translated from the coding sequence ATGGAAACGAACCCTCTGCGCGGCATTTTTTGCATGATGGGCGCCATGCTGCTGATCTCTGTTCAGGAGGCTTTGGCGAAATATTTAGGTGAGTTCTTACCTGTGGCGCAGGTCGTCTGGGCACGTTATCTGGGACATCTGGTGTTGATGATAGTCTTTCTCTGGCCTCGGCATGGTGCGAAGCTGCTGAAGTCTGAACAGCTATTCACTCAGATTGGTCGTTCACTGATCCTGTTGATTGATACGGTGTTGTTTTTTTTCGGCTTGACGATGCTGGGTCTTGCCGAAGCGACCGCCATTTTTTTCACTGTGCCATTGTTAGTCTTGTTGATATCAGTTCCATTGCTGGGCGAGCGGGTTGGTATCGCTTCAATTGTTGCTATTGCGGTCGGGTTTCTTGGTACCCTGATTATTGTCCGGCCCGGCATGAATGATCTGAATTCTGCTCAGACCGGGATAGGTGCTCTGTGCATTTTTGGCTCGGCGTGCTGCGCAGCTATTTATAACGTGACTACGCGAAAGTTGTCGGGCAATGACCCCCTGCCTGTCACGTTGTTTTATACCGCGATGGTCGGTGCTATAACAGCAAGCTTATTTGTTCCTTTTGTCTGGCAGATGCCGTCATCCCTTCTGGTATGGGCTGCTCTTCTCTGCATTGGGTTATTTGGTGGAATGGCCCATAGCCTGATAATTATCTCCCATAAATACGCACTGGCAACGACGGTAGCTCCCTTTATGTATTCTCAGATATTCTGGGCATTGGCTCTGGGGTGGCTATTATTCGCAGATCTTCCTGACTTGCCTGCATATCTGGGGGGCGTGATAGTTATCGGCAGCGGACTTTATCTGTTTTGCCATGACTATTCACGGGTTCGAACGGTTCACAAATCATAA
- a CDS encoding NAD(P)(+) transhydrogenase (Re/Si-specific) subunit beta: protein MNSVIINLFYLVAALLFVVGIKGLTRPKTAVSGNRMAALGMLVAIVITLLDRQVIHYEIVFAGLALGTLMGALMAVKIQMTAMPQMVAILNGLGGGASLGVAAASYFSFMATDSELSSATLIVANCAVMLAILIGTVTFSGSAVAFGKLQEILPGQAIGFSGMKFVNLGLLLASLAVALLLITGQAGMGGFILLVALSLLLGVTLVMPIGGADMPVVIALLNSYSGIAAAAAGFIMGNNVLIISGALVGASGIILTRIMCVAMNRSLLNVLFGKMAEADGNSIDADEVYKGKVTSSSPDEVSMMLEDAQRVVIVPGFGLAMAQAQHAVRELADTLVSRGITVEFAIHPVAGRMPGHMNVLLAEAEVEYDSMKTMEQSNPNFGKTDVVIVIGANDVTNPMAREDKGSPIYGMPILNVDQAKSVVIVKRSLSPGFAGLPNPLFAMDNAVMLFGDGKQAIMDLTAALHEAA, encoded by the coding sequence ATGAACAGCGTGATTATTAATCTCTTCTATCTTGTTGCCGCATTATTGTTTGTGGTGGGTATCAAAGGTCTGACGCGTCCGAAAACCGCGGTCAGCGGTAACCGCATGGCGGCACTGGGAATGCTGGTGGCAATTGTCATTACTCTGCTGGACCGGCAAGTGATCCACTATGAAATAGTGTTTGCAGGGCTGGCGCTCGGAACGCTCATGGGCGCGTTGATGGCGGTTAAGATCCAGATGACGGCTATGCCGCAGATGGTTGCGATCCTCAATGGACTGGGGGGCGGCGCGTCCCTGGGGGTGGCGGCTGCCAGTTATTTTTCCTTTATGGCGACAGACAGCGAACTGTCCAGCGCTACTCTGATTGTGGCCAACTGTGCAGTGATGCTGGCGATATTGATTGGTACGGTGACATTCTCCGGCAGTGCGGTGGCGTTTGGTAAGCTACAGGAGATTTTGCCGGGCCAGGCGATCGGCTTTAGCGGTATGAAGTTTGTCAATCTGGGATTGTTGCTGGCATCGTTGGCTGTGGCCCTTCTGCTGATCACGGGTCAGGCTGGCATGGGAGGCTTTATCCTTTTAGTCGCGTTATCGCTGCTATTGGGTGTCACCCTGGTGATGCCGATAGGCGGTGCTGATATGCCGGTGGTGATCGCCCTGCTCAATTCATACTCAGGTATTGCTGCGGCGGCGGCTGGGTTCATTATGGGCAACAATGTTCTGATCATCTCGGGAGCGCTAGTGGGTGCTTCAGGTATTATTCTTACCCGGATAATGTGTGTGGCGATGAACCGGTCTCTGCTGAATGTCCTCTTCGGTAAGATGGCCGAGGCTGATGGCAATAGTATTGATGCCGATGAAGTGTATAAAGGTAAGGTGACTTCGTCTTCGCCGGATGAGGTCAGTATGATGCTGGAAGATGCTCAAAGAGTCGTCATCGTGCCGGGATTTGGGCTGGCGATGGCGCAGGCACAGCATGCGGTACGGGAGTTGGCTGATACCCTTGTGAGCAGAGGTATCACCGTTGAGTTTGCTATACACCCCGTAGCCGGTCGGATGCCTGGCCATATGAATGTCTTATTGGCAGAGGCGGAAGTTGAGTATGACAGTATGAAAACCATGGAGCAGTCGAATCCCAATTTTGGTAAAACCGACGTGGTGATTGTGATTGGCGCTAATGATGTAACTAATCCGATGGCCCGGGAAGATAAAGGCAGCCCGATCTATGGCATGCCAATACTGAACGTCGATCAGGCAAAGAGTGTGGTCATCGTTAAGCGGAGTTTGAGTCCAGGCTTTGCCGGTTTGCCGAATCCACTGTTCGCTATGGATAATGCGGTGATGCTGTTTGGTGATGGCAAACAGGCTATCATGGATCTTACTGCTGCATTGCACGAAGCAGCCTGA
- a CDS encoding NAD(P) transhydrogenase subunit alpha translates to MEAFIILLSLFALAVFLGVELITKVPPTLHTPLMSGSNAISGITIVGAILAAGSGDASGVIVQLLGFVAIVFATINVVGGFMVTNRMLKMFRRRS, encoded by the coding sequence ATGGAAGCCTTCATTATTTTACTATCACTGTTTGCGCTGGCGGTGTTTCTCGGCGTTGAACTGATTACTAAAGTGCCACCAACCCTGCATACCCCGTTGATGTCCGGTAGTAATGCGATCTCAGGTATTACGATTGTCGGTGCTATTCTGGCGGCCGGTTCTGGTGATGCGTCTGGCGTCATTGTCCAGTTGCTGGGATTTGTTGCGATTGTGTTTGCAACGATCAATGTGGTGGGCGGTTTTATGGTCACTAATCGTATGCTTAAGATGTTTAGGCGGAGGAGCTGA
- a CDS encoding Re/Si-specific NAD(P)(+) transhydrogenase subunit alpha has product MRIGIAKETSANESRVALTPENVARLSGSGATFAVESGAGLAAGFSDQDYRDAGAEINLSAEDIYRQSDILVRVNLSGQMLNTVSASLQSKQLLIGMMDPLAEPERFTTLAERGVSSIAMELIPRISRAQSMDVLSSMATIAGYKSVLLAASASQRIYPMMMTAAGNLSPARVFIMGAGVAGLQAAATAKRMGAVVEAYDVRPAAREQIISVGAKPIELELDANTAEDQGGYAQEQGEAFLQRQRELMADVLSQQDIVITTAAIPGAKSPVLITADMVRQMKRGAVIVDLASERGGNCELTQYGKVIVAEGVTIIGPDNITSTVAHHASQMYGNNIENLLNHILDDQGRHALDFDDEIIQESVVTHAGDILNNRIREKLNLLLLGRESLLKEVA; this is encoded by the coding sequence ATGAGAATTGGTATTGCAAAAGAAACATCGGCAAATGAGTCCAGAGTTGCGCTAACGCCTGAAAATGTAGCGCGATTGTCGGGCTCAGGTGCAACATTTGCGGTTGAAAGTGGTGCGGGCCTTGCGGCCGGTTTTAGCGATCAGGATTATCGGGATGCCGGCGCAGAGATAAACCTGTCGGCAGAGGATATCTATCGGCAGTCGGATATTCTGGTGAGGGTGAATCTGTCCGGCCAAATGTTAAATACGGTATCTGCCTCGCTGCAGAGCAAGCAATTATTGATAGGCATGATGGATCCTTTAGCGGAACCCGAACGGTTTACTACTCTGGCAGAGCGGGGCGTAAGCAGTATCGCTATGGAGCTGATTCCCCGGATCAGCCGGGCACAGAGTATGGATGTGCTCTCCTCTATGGCAACGATTGCCGGTTATAAGTCGGTACTGCTGGCGGCCAGTGCGTCACAGAGGATCTACCCAATGATGATGACGGCGGCAGGTAACCTGAGCCCTGCCCGGGTATTCATTATGGGGGCGGGCGTTGCCGGTCTGCAGGCTGCCGCGACTGCAAAGCGAATGGGAGCTGTGGTTGAAGCCTATGATGTGCGTCCGGCGGCCCGGGAACAGATCATCTCTGTGGGTGCTAAGCCCATTGAGCTGGAACTTGACGCGAACACCGCTGAAGATCAGGGCGGTTACGCTCAGGAGCAGGGGGAGGCGTTTCTCCAGCGCCAGCGGGAGTTGATGGCGGACGTGTTAAGTCAGCAGGATATCGTTATCACGACCGCTGCGATTCCCGGTGCTAAGTCTCCGGTTCTCATTACGGCTGATATGGTCCGACAGATGAAGCGGGGCGCTGTGATTGTCGATCTGGCATCAGAACGGGGGGGCAACTGTGAGCTGACTCAGTATGGCAAAGTGATCGTTGCAGAGGGTGTCACTATCATCGGCCCGGACAATATCACCTCAACCGTCGCGCATCATGCCAGCCAGATGTACGGTAATAATATAGAGAATCTGCTTAACCACATTCTTGATGATCAGGGACGCCATGCGCTGGACTTTGATGACGAGATTATTCAGGAATCAGTAGTGACTCATGCTGGGGATATCCTCAACAACAGGATTCGTGAAAAGCTGAATCTGCTGCTACTGGGGCGTGAGTCTTTGCTGAAGGAGGTCGCCTAA
- a CDS encoding Zn-dependent hydrolase: MKNITTNEQRLWDSLMQMGEIGGTEKGGCCRLALTDLDKQARDLFTQWCEEAGCTVRVDKMGNVFARRPGKNNDLPPVVMGSHIDTQPTGGKFDGVYGVLSGLEVIRTLNDHNIETDHPVEASIWTNEEGSRFAPAMVASGVFAGVFDLEYGLSRADLDGKTMGEELQRIGYAGEHEVGSPVKAFFEAHIEQGPILEEEETTIGVVTDAQGQRWYEVTLTGQEAHAGPTPMLRRKDALLGAARIIDEVNRIGLTNQPNACSTVGLLQVFPNSRNVIPGEVFFTIDFRHPNDEVLSKMDAELREVTAKIADQMGLQMKFEQIWYSPPVPFDKGCVDSVRQAAMDAGYSHRDIVSGAGHDACYIARVAPTGMVFVPCENGISHNEEENAKPEDLHAGCNVLFQAVLNQACN, from the coding sequence ATGAAAAACATAACTACAAATGAGCAGCGACTTTGGGACAGCCTGATGCAGATGGGCGAAATCGGTGGCACCGAAAAAGGTGGTTGTTGTCGACTGGCTTTGACCGATCTGGATAAGCAGGCGCGTGATCTGTTTACTCAATGGTGTGAAGAGGCCGGTTGTACCGTACGTGTTGATAAGATGGGTAATGTCTTTGCCCGCCGTCCGGGAAAGAATAATGATCTTCCTCCCGTGGTTATGGGGAGTCATATTGATACTCAGCCTACCGGCGGTAAATTTGATGGTGTTTATGGCGTACTGTCCGGACTGGAAGTGATCCGTACCCTGAATGATCACAATATCGAAACAGATCATCCGGTTGAGGCCTCTATCTGGACCAATGAAGAGGGCTCCCGTTTTGCTCCCGCGATGGTTGCGTCTGGCGTATTTGCCGGGGTATTCGATCTTGAATATGGTTTAAGTCGTGCTGATCTCGATGGCAAGACGATGGGCGAAGAGTTGCAGCGTATTGGCTATGCCGGTGAGCATGAGGTTGGCAGCCCGGTAAAAGCCTTCTTTGAAGCGCATATCGAGCAGGGTCCTATTCTTGAAGAGGAGGAAACCACGATCGGTGTGGTCACTGATGCTCAGGGGCAGCGCTGGTATGAAGTCACGCTGACGGGGCAGGAAGCCCATGCGGGCCCTACGCCGATGCTGCGTCGCAAGGATGCGCTGCTGGGCGCTGCCAGGATCATTGATGAAGTTAACCGAATCGGTCTGACGAACCAGCCTAATGCCTGTTCGACAGTCGGTCTGCTGCAGGTCTTCCCGAACTCTCGTAATGTTATCCCGGGTGAAGTCTTTTTCACCATCGACTTCCGTCATCCGAATGACGAGGTGCTGTCTAAAATGGATGCTGAGTTACGCGAAGTGACGGCAAAGATTGCAGATCAGATGGGTCTGCAGATGAAGTTTGAGCAGATCTGGTATTCACCGCCGGTTCCTTTTGATAAAGGCTGTGTTGATTCCGTACGTCAGGCTGCAATGGATGCCGGATATAGTCATCGGGATATTGTCAGTGGTGCCGGCCACGATGCCTGCTATATCGCCCGTGTCGCCCCTACCGGGATGGTGTTCGTGCCGTGCGAAAATGGTATCAGCCACAACGAAGAAGAAAATGCTAAGCCCGAAGATCTCCATGCCGGGTGCAATGTACTGTTTCAGGCGGTTCTGAATCAGGCCTGTAACTGA
- a CDS encoding TIGR03842 family LLM class F420-dependent oxidoreductase, whose protein sequence is MDFGITFKGFISPERARNLAKQAEDAGFTHCWFYDSHVLWRESYPAMAMCMEHTSKISFGPCVTHPNARDWSQAASLFGSLALQSNGRFHVGLGRGDSGVRVLGKKPANLARVAEFTTKVKALVRGEEVMYDDCPAPVKFPWAEGYELPVYIGAYGPKALQTAGEVGDGVVLQIGSPSLVEWFKDQAVKAGEAAGRDMSNYQVIASAPAYFGTKERCLEATKWFPAMVGNHVADIVEKYGDSSGQVPESLTSYIKNRQGYDYSKHGQSDNPFLDFITPDIVEEFCVLGSVEDHIAKLKDLAAAGTTQFNIYLDNGDEESIVEKYGKHIIPKFTQ, encoded by the coding sequence ATGGATTTCGGTATTACTTTTAAAGGTTTTATTAGCCCAGAGCGGGCACGTAACCTGGCTAAACAAGCGGAAGATGCGGGTTTTACACACTGCTGGTTCTATGATTCTCATGTTCTGTGGCGCGAGTCATATCCAGCTATGGCGATGTGCATGGAGCATACGTCGAAGATCAGTTTTGGTCCCTGCGTAACGCACCCCAATGCGCGTGACTGGTCTCAGGCGGCAAGTTTGTTCGGTAGCCTGGCGTTGCAAAGTAATGGCCGTTTTCATGTCGGTCTGGGGCGTGGTGACAGTGGTGTTCGGGTGCTGGGTAAAAAGCCGGCCAACCTGGCACGGGTTGCTGAGTTCACCACCAAGGTTAAGGCCTTGGTGCGGGGTGAAGAGGTGATGTATGACGATTGTCCCGCGCCGGTTAAATTCCCATGGGCTGAAGGCTATGAACTGCCCGTTTATATTGGTGCCTACGGTCCTAAAGCGCTTCAGACAGCCGGTGAGGTTGGTGACGGTGTGGTGTTGCAGATAGGCTCTCCATCACTGGTTGAGTGGTTCAAGGATCAGGCCGTGAAAGCCGGTGAAGCCGCGGGTCGTGATATGAGTAACTATCAGGTAATTGCCTCAGCGCCTGCTTATTTTGGTACCAAAGAGCGTTGCCTGGAAGCCACCAAGTGGTTTCCGGCGATGGTGGGTAACCATGTTGCCGATATTGTTGAAAAGTATGGCGACAGCAGTGGCCAGGTTCCGGAAAGCCTGACCTCCTATATCAAGAACCGTCAGGGCTATGACTACTCGAAGCATGGACAGAGTGATAACCCGTTCCTGGATTTCATCACTCCCGATATTGTTGAGGAGTTCTGTGTGCTGGGTTCTGTAGAGGATCATATCGCCAAGCTGAAAGATCTGGCAGCGGCAGGCACCACGCAGTTCAACATCTATCTGGATAACGGTGATGAGGAAAGTATCGTAGAAAAATACGGTAAGCACATTATTCCAAAATTCACTCAATAA
- the npdG gene encoding NADPH-dependent F420 reductase: MKIAILGGTGPQGKGLALRFAAAGIDVALGSRDGERAAEIAQELNEKQPEATGVISGADNRGATAVADEIVILAVPFSAHNATLEAIKGELSQKILVDIVVPLAEGDPKAVDMPAEGSATEAAQALLGDDIPVVGALHNVSAATLNKLEQTINCDILVCGNDLAAKEKVMELISTLGVNAYNAGPAVNARCIEAITPILIRLNISKKVPFSHAGVKIWAPDH, from the coding sequence ATGAAAATTGCTATTTTGGGTGGAACAGGCCCGCAAGGGAAAGGGCTGGCTCTGCGTTTTGCTGCTGCCGGTATTGATGTTGCTCTGGGCTCTCGTGATGGTGAAAGGGCAGCAGAGATTGCTCAGGAACTGAATGAGAAACAGCCTGAGGCAACCGGTGTGATTAGTGGTGCTGATAACCGAGGTGCTACGGCAGTAGCGGATGAAATCGTGATTCTGGCGGTTCCGTTTTCAGCTCACAATGCCACGCTTGAGGCGATTAAAGGGGAACTGAGTCAGAAAATTCTGGTGGATATCGTTGTCCCTCTGGCGGAGGGCGACCCCAAAGCTGTCGATATGCCTGCGGAAGGCTCTGCCACGGAAGCGGCTCAGGCGCTGTTGGGTGATGATATTCCGGTAGTCGGTGCGCTGCACAATGTATCGGCCGCTACGCTGAACAAGCTGGAACAGACAATCAACTGCGACATTCTGGTATGCGGTAATGACCTGGCTGCCAAAGAGAAAGTGATGGAGTTGATTAGCACTTTGGGTGTGAATGCCTACAACGCGGGGCCAGCGGTTAATGCTCGCTGCATCGAAGCGATTACCCCGATTCTGATTCGCCTGAATATCTCTAAAAAGGTGCCGTTCTCCCACGCCGGGGTGAAGATCTGGGCGCCTGATCATTAA